In Candidatus Acidiferrales bacterium, a single genomic region encodes these proteins:
- a CDS encoding type II secretion system F family protein has product MAFFLASLTFLVVVVMVLFPLWMAGRGGQQEIVRRRLEAIEKAQKRGQASLELQLIRDELLSSVQPLHRLLLRWRWAARLREFVAQAGMKIKPGKLLLFSGVLALGSYLVVRTILHLVSLGAVAGAAASLLPIAFVAFRRWRRLRAFERNFPEAIDLLGRAVRAGHAFTTGLEMIGKELPEPVAGEFRITFEEQNFGLSLKDALLNLAERVPLIDVRFFVTALLIQKETGGNLAEILDNLSRVIRERFKILGEVRIRTAQGRMTAAILIALPPLMMGLLGSLNPGYIGLLFNDPWGPYMLATGGALQVIGSALLWKIVHIEV; this is encoded by the coding sequence ATGGCGTTCTTTTTGGCGAGCCTGACGTTTCTGGTCGTCGTCGTGATGGTGCTTTTCCCCCTGTGGATGGCGGGAAGGGGAGGGCAGCAAGAGATCGTCCGACGCCGGCTGGAGGCCATTGAGAAAGCCCAAAAACGCGGGCAAGCCTCGCTTGAGCTGCAATTGATTCGTGACGAGCTCCTCAGCAGTGTCCAGCCGCTGCATCGCCTGCTGCTGCGCTGGCGTTGGGCCGCGCGGCTCCGCGAGTTCGTGGCTCAGGCGGGAATGAAGATCAAGCCCGGAAAGTTGCTTCTCTTTAGCGGTGTGCTGGCGCTGGGCTCCTACTTGGTCGTCCGAACCATCTTGCACCTGGTGAGCTTGGGCGCCGTGGCAGGCGCGGCGGCAAGCCTGCTCCCGATCGCTTTTGTGGCCTTCAGGCGCTGGCGGCGGCTTCGGGCTTTCGAGAGAAACTTTCCAGAGGCGATTGATTTGCTGGGCCGGGCGGTGCGGGCGGGCCACGCTTTTACCACCGGGCTGGAGATGATCGGCAAGGAGTTGCCGGAACCGGTGGCCGGGGAATTCCGCATTACGTTCGAAGAGCAGAACTTTGGCCTCTCTTTGAAGGACGCCCTATTGAACTTAGCCGAACGCGTGCCCCTCATTGATGTCCGATTCTTTGTAACTGCTCTTCTCATCCAGAAAGAGACCGGAGGCAACTTGGCGGAAATCCTGGACAACCTCTCGCGTGTGATCCGGGAGCGTTTCAAGATTCTCGGCGAAGTGCGGATCCGCACCGCCCAAGGGCGCATGACGGCAGCCATCCTCATCGCTTTGCCTCCTTTGATGATGGGGCTCCTGGGGAGCCTGAATCCAGGCTACATTGGGCTTCTGTTCAACGATCCTTGGGGTCCTTACATGCTGGCGACGGGGGGCGCTTTGCAGGTGATCGGTTCAGCGCTGCTTTGGAAGATTGTTCACATCGAGGTGTGA
- a CDS encoding CpaF family protein: MQTPLATRFDFNAVKATIHRKLIQKLHLDRLTQLDRGAVQSEVAQIIESLVVGESTPMTLQESERLSLDVLDEVFGLGPLEPLLKDHTISDILVNTHQDVYIERKGMLERTEVQFRDDVHLMAIIDRIVSAVGRRVDESSPMVDARLADGSRVNVIIPPLALDGPCLSIRRFGREPLTAENLVSNCTLTPHMLELLHGCVRARLNILVSGGTGAGKTTLLNVLSSYISDRERIITIEDAAELQLHQAHVVRLETRPPNIEGKGAIRQRQLVINCLRMRPDRIIVGEVRGEEALDMLQAMNTGHDGSLTTVHANSPRDALSRLETMVAMANLNIPDSAIRRQIASAIDVVIQVSRLSDGTRKLITLSEITGMEGEVVTMQDVFVFQKMGIAENGEVLGEFTPTGIRPKFAERLVTSGIRLPMEMFERPSRD; encoded by the coding sequence ATGCAGACGCCTCTTGCCACGAGATTCGACTTCAATGCGGTGAAGGCCACGATCCACCGCAAGTTGATCCAGAAGCTCCACCTCGATCGACTCACACAGCTCGACCGGGGAGCAGTACAGAGCGAAGTGGCCCAAATCATCGAAAGCCTGGTCGTTGGAGAGTCCACACCAATGACCTTGCAGGAAAGCGAACGCCTTTCACTGGACGTACTGGACGAAGTCTTCGGTCTGGGGCCGTTGGAACCGCTGCTCAAGGACCATACGATCTCCGACATCCTGGTCAACACGCATCAGGACGTCTACATCGAGCGGAAGGGGATGTTGGAGCGTACGGAAGTTCAGTTCCGGGACGACGTGCACTTGATGGCAATCATTGACCGAATCGTTTCGGCCGTGGGTCGCCGGGTGGATGAGTCTTCGCCGATGGTGGACGCACGCTTAGCAGATGGCTCCCGCGTCAACGTGATCATCCCGCCGCTCGCGCTGGATGGTCCCTGTCTCTCCATTCGCCGCTTTGGACGCGAGCCTCTCACGGCTGAGAACTTGGTCTCCAATTGCACCTTGACGCCGCACATGCTGGAACTCCTGCACGGTTGTGTGCGAGCGCGCTTGAACATCTTGGTCTCGGGAGGCACCGGCGCCGGTAAGACGACTCTGCTCAATGTTCTCTCATCCTATATCTCCGATCGCGAAAGGATTATCACCATCGAGGATGCGGCCGAACTGCAACTCCATCAGGCGCATGTGGTGCGCTTGGAGACCCGCCCTCCCAATATCGAGGGGAAAGGTGCTATTCGCCAAAGACAACTGGTCATTAACTGTTTGCGTATGCGTCCCGACCGGATCATCGTCGGCGAGGTGCGTGGTGAAGAAGCCCTCGATATGCTGCAGGCCATGAACACCGGCCACGATGGTTCCTTGACGACTGTTCACGCGAACTCACCTCGGGATGCCCTTAGCCGGCTGGAAACCATGGTGGCGATGGCCAACCTGAATATTCCGGATAGCGCCATTCGCCGCCAGATCGCTTCCGCGATCGATGTGGTGATTCAGGTAAGCCGCCTGAGTGACGGCACGCGCAAGCTAATTACCCTTTCGGAAATCACCGGCATGGAGGGGGAAGTAGTCACCATGCAAGACGTTTTCGTCTTCCAAAAGATGGGCATCGCGGAGAACGGCGAAGTGCTGGGCGAGTTCACTCCGACCGGCATTCGTCCTAAGTTTGCTGAGCGCCTTGTCACTTCGGGAATCCGGCTGCCTATGGAAATGTTTGAGCGTCCGAGCAGGGATTGA